GCAGCGCTCCGAGAATGTAGTAGCCACGTCGGCTCATCGTTCTTTCTCCGTCTCGTCGAGTCGGCGCTGCAGTCGCAGCAGGTAGAGGAAGATGCCGCTCCAGATGATCAGGTTGACGGCCACCAGGGCCCAGTTGCTGCTGTCGTTCATGCGCTGGCCCCTCCGTCCGGCAACGCGTCGGCCCGAGCCTGGACGCGGGTCTGCAGGCGGTGCATCCAGAAGAAGAGAACGGTGAACGCGAGCGAGCTCGCGATGAGCACCTGCAACATCTTCGAGTCCATCTCGATCTTCCCGCGGACGTTGACCACGGTGTCGGGATGGAGCGAGAAGGTCAGGCGCGGCAGGATGAAGTAGAGGAACGGCGCCACCACCAGGCCGAGAACGGCGTAGGCCGCGGCGAGTCGCCGCCGCGTCTCCGGCTCTTCGACCGCGGCGCGCAGCGCGAGATAAGCGGCGTAGAAGAGCATGGCGAGGACGATCGACGTCTGCCGCGGGTCCCAGTTCCAGTAGGCGCCCCACATCACCCGCGCCCACAGCGCGCCGGTGACCGTGGCGAGCACGCAGAAGAGCAGGCCGAGCTGCACGGCGACGTGCGCCGCGCGATCGTGCGCCAGGCTGCGCGCACCGGCGAGGAAGCGGATGCTCCACACGCCGGCGACGGCGAAGGCGACGAACGAAACCCAGGCCATCGGTACGTGGAAGAAGAGGATGCGCGACGACTGCCCGACGAATCCTTCGGCGAGCGGCGCGTAGAAGAACGCGGCCCAGATGACGACCGCGATCCACAGCCAGAGGAACCAGGGGAGGATCTTGTTCATGGGTTCCAGATTGCCGGGAAGAGCATGAGGCCGGCGATCGTCACCGAGGCATCATATAGCAGCAATTGCAGGAGAAAACTCTCGTTGGCGACTCCGGTTACGGCGACGCGCGTGACCTCGATGGCGAGCAGCATCAAGGGCAGGAGGATCGGGAAAGAGAGCACCGCGAAGAGCGTTCCCTGACCTCGCGCCTGGCCGACGATCGACGCCACGAGCGTGCTGCCGGCGGCGAGCCCGTAGCCGCCGCCGGCGAGCGCGGCGACGAACAACAGCGGCCGCGCCACCGGCATCTGCATCATCGCGACGAAGAGCGGCGCGGTCACTGCCTCGATGACGAGAAAGAGGGTGAGCGAATAGGCGAGCTTGCCGGCGAAGAGTGCCGACGGCGTCGCCGCCAGACGGAGCGCGGTGGCGGTGTGCTTCTCCTCTTCGGCGCCGAAGACGCGCGGCAGTCCGGCGGCAGCGGCGAAGAGCAGGATCAGCCAGAGCAGCATCGGCAGCACCGTGGCGCGCGCCGGAGCGTTCGTGCCGAGCGGGCCGAGCGCGACGCTCACCACGACGAGCGTGGTCACCGCGAAGAGCAGCACCGTGTTGAAGGCGTAGCGCGTGCGCAGCTCGCAGCGCCAGTCCTTCACGAAAACGGCGGCCGCTTCAGTGGCCCAGGTCGATGCGGCTGGCGACACCCGGCAGCTCCAGTCGAGAGGGGTTGGCGACGATGGCGAGTCCGCCGCCGGCGAGATGCTCGGCGAGCAGCGTGCCGGCGAGCGCCGCGCCGCCCGCGTCGAAGTGCTCGAGCGGCTCGTCGAGCAGCAGCAGGCGCGGATGGTGCAGCAGTGCGAAGGCCCAGCGCAGACGCTGGCGCATGCCGGAGGAGAGCGCCCCGCTGCGCCGGTCGGCGGGCAACGCGACGCGTTCGCGCAGCGCCTCGCCGCGCTCGCGCGGCAGGCCGCGCAGGCGGCAGAAGAACTCGAGGTTCTCGGCGACGGTCAGTTCCTCGTAGAAGGCGAGGTCGGGGGAGAGGAAGCCGATCCGTTCGCGCCGCTCGCGCGCCGAGAGCTCGCGTCCGTCTTCGACCAGGCGGATCGACCCGGCGTCCGGGGCGAGCAGCCCGGCGAGGCACTTGAGAAGCGTCGATTTGCCCGAACCGTTGTGACCGGTGACCGCGAGCACTTCGCCGTTGGCGACGCGACCGCCGACGCCGCCGAGCACGCGCAGGCGGCCGAAGGCGCGGCGAATCCCCTCGAACTCCAGACGGTCTCCGGCGGCTGCTGGCAGGTCGCGTTCCATCGGCGGCGGATTATGCAGCACAAGGGGCCGGCAGCGGAGTGGAGCGGACGACTCTCGCGACGTTCGGCGCACCGGCGGCGTAGCATGAAGGGATGAACACGCTCCGCCGACGTCGCCTCCCCTGGCTCCTGCTGCTTCCGCTGCTGCTGGCCCCGGCCTGTGCCGAGCGATCCCGTCCGTCGGGGGACGCCGGTCTGCCGTCGTCGGCCGCCCTCGAGCTCGACAACCGAGCGACCCTGCTCTTGCTCGCCGACCGGCGCGAGCTGGTGCGCATGCCGCTCGACCGGGCGCTGCTCGGCGGTCCGCAGCTGCGCGAGGACCTCGCCGTCGCGCTCGGCCGGATCGGCGACCCGCAGGGCCGGGCGATGCTCGAGGGGCTCGCTGTCGACGAGGCGGTCGCGGTGCGCCGGGCGGCGGTCTTCGGTCTCGGCGAGCTCGGGGTGCGGGAGGCCGAGGCTCGGCTGCTGGTCGCAGCCACCGACGCCGATCGCGAAGTGGGGGCGCTCGCCGTCGAAGCGCTCGGCAAGATCGGGGCCTCGCTCGCCGAGATCCGTCCGCGCCTGGCGGCGCTCGGTGAGGTCGAGTCCGAGGCCCGCCTCCTCCCCTTCCTCTTCCGCTTCCACGAACCGGCCGCACTCGAGGTGGGCCGGGTGACGCTCTTCGAGAAGGCCTCGCCCTGGCGCGGCGCGGCGGCATACGGAATCGCGCGCTATCCGCGTCCGGAGGCGGCGCCGATCCTGCGAGAGCTGTTGGCGGACGCCGATCCGGCGATCCAGGCGATCGCCGCCCGAGGGCTCGGGGAGGTGGGGGATCCGGGAGATCTCGCGCCGCTCCGCCGCACGCTCGATGCCGCGATCGCCGAGGGGGCGGACAGCCCGGCGATCCAGGCGATGCGGGCCGGGGCGAAGCTTCGTGGGCGCAGCCACGCTGCGGCGCCGGCTGACGAGTGGGCTTGGCCGGAGACGCTCGGCGGGCTCTTCGCCCACCCCTCGGCCGGAGTGCGAATCACCGCGCTCGAGGCGGCGGCGAGCTTCGCCGCCGGAGCGCCAGCCGAAAGCGCTCTGGTCGCCGCCTTGGCCGAGCGATGGGAGCACGCCGAGACGACCCGCGAACGCGAGCTCGCCCTCCTGGCGCTCGCGGTGAGCGCGGCCCCGGTCGCGCGAACCGCCGTGCGTCAGGCGGCGACGAACGAATCGGCGGTCCTGCGCGCCGCGGCGGCCGCTGGCGCCGGTCGGGTGGGGGATCTCGAACTGCTGACCCAGCTCGCGTCCGATCCCTCGCCACGGGTTCGACTCGCGGTGCTCGAAGCGCGACTGGTGGCCCCTCCGGCCGAGGCGGCGGCGTGGGCGCGGCAGGCGCTCACCGATGCCGATCCGCCGATCCGGTCGACGGCGCTCGACTGGTGGGCGGAGCACCCGGGACTGCCGGTCGAGGCGCTCGTCGCCGCGGCGGCGGCGGGCCGGCCCGCCACCGAGCTCGAGGACGACCGACTCGCCGCGGTGCGTGCGCTGGCCGGGCTCGCCAAGGCCCGAGTCGAGGAGCGGGGTGCCTGCCTCCTGGCGCTCGATGCCCTGACCCGGGACGGGAGCTATCTGGTGCGGCGCGAGGCGATCCAGGCCTTGCGCGGCCTCGGCGAGACGCCGGCGCCGCTCGCCCCGTTGGAGACGCGACGTCAGCTCTCGGCCTACCGCGACATCCTCCAGCAGACCGCTCGCCCGCGGTTCGTGGCGATGGAGACCGCCCGCGGTCGGTTGCTGCTCGAGCTCGCCTGCCGTGAGGCCCCGATGACCTGTCTCTCCTTCCTGCACCTGGCCGAAGGCGGCTACTTCGACGGTCAGGTCTTCCACCGCGTGGTCCCCGACTTCGTGATCCAGGCGGGCGATCCGCGCGGCGACGGCTGGGGTGGACCCGGCTACACCCTGCGCGACGAGATCAACCGCCTGCGCTACCAACCGGGGGCCCTCGGCATGGCGCTCTCGGGTCCGGACACCGGGGGCAGCCAGTTTTTCCTCACCCTCACGGCGCAGCCGCACCTCGACGGCGGCTACACGGTCTTCGGACACCTCGTCGAGGGGGCCGAGGTGGCGGCGCGGATCGTCCAGGGAGACACGATCGTCCGGGTTCGTGAGGTCGCAGGCAGAGCTTCGGCGGCGAAGCGTTGAAGTAAGATCCGGTCGTGCGACGACACTGCGCATCGCTCCTTTTCGTGCTCATGGCAACCGCCCTCGGGTGTGCGACGACGGCGACGTCGCGCCCCGGTTCGGCGGTGGCCCCGGCTGCTCCGGCGGCGACGCCGGCCCCGGCCGTAGCCACGCCGGCCCCGGCCGTAGCCACGCCGGCCCCGGCCGTAGCCACGCCGGCCCCGGCCGCACATCCTGCTCCCGTGGTCCTCGTCGGAACCTATCCGCGCTCGGCGATCGTCGAGGCGCTGCCGGCCTGGGGCGCGGCGATCGGGCAGGCGAGCCCGGACGCTCGAGCCGCGGCGGGACTGCTCGACATCGCCCCCGGCCCCCGCGTCCTGGTGCTCTTCGGCAGTTGGTGCGGCGACAGTCGCCGTGAGCTCACCCGGTTGTGGAGCGCCTTCGACCTCGCCGGCGGCGAGCCGCGCTTCGAGATCCGCTATGTGGCGGTCGACCGGGCCAAGCACGAGCCGGCCGAGATGACGGCCGGTCGTGATCTCCGCTTCGTTCCGACCTTCATCGTCGAGCGCGACGGGCACGAGGTCGGCCGCATCGTCGAGGTCTCGCCCAACGGCATCGAGCGTGACCTCCTGGACCTGCTCTCCGGGGCGCGCTCCGGGGTCATCTCCGCCAGGACCGATCTCGGTCCCTGATCGCGGCAGTCCGCGCCTCGCCGTTCGAGGTCGCCCGCATCGCCCATGCCGTCCCGCCCCCGTCTCCTCGTCCTTGCCGACATTCCGGTCGCGCTGCGCGAGCGCCTGGCGGCGTCGCTCGAGGTCGTCGTCGAGCCGCTCGGCGTGGCCCGCGAAGAAGAGGTCGCGGCGCGCGTCCCGGGCTTCCACGGCCTGCTGCCGTTGCTCGTCCACCCGGTCGGCGAGAGGGTCTTCGCCGCGGCACCGCAGCTCGAGATCGTCGCCAACTGCGCTGCCGGGCTCGACAACATCGACCTCGGGGCCGCCAGTCGGCGTGGCATCACGGTCACGAACACCCCCGGCGTGCTCACCGAGGACACGGCCGATTTCACCTGGGCGCTG
This genomic window from Holophagales bacterium contains:
- a CDS encoding CcmD family protein — protein: MNDSSNWALVAVNLIIWSGIFLYLLRLQRRLDETEKER
- the ccsA gene encoding cytochrome c biogenesis protein CcsA, whose translation is MNKILPWFLWLWIAVVIWAAFFYAPLAEGFVGQSSRILFFHVPMAWVSFVAFAVAGVWSIRFLAGARSLAHDRAAHVAVQLGLLFCVLATVTGALWARVMWGAYWNWDPRQTSIVLAMLFYAAYLALRAAVEEPETRRRLAAAYAVLGLVVAPFLYFILPRLTFSLHPDTVVNVRGKIEMDSKMLQVLIASSLAFTVLFFWMHRLQTRVQARADALPDGGASA
- a CDS encoding heme exporter protein CcmB, with translation MSPAASTWATEAAAVFVKDWRCELRTRYAFNTVLLFAVTTLVVVSVALGPLGTNAPARATVLPMLLWLILLFAAAAGLPRVFGAEEEKHTATALRLAATPSALFAGKLAYSLTLFLVIEAVTAPLFVAMMQMPVARPLLFVAALAGGGYGLAAGSTLVASIVGQARGQGTLFAVLSFPILLPLMLLAIEVTRVAVTGVANESFLLQLLLYDASVTIAGLMLFPAIWNP
- a CDS encoding ATP-binding cassette domain-containing protein; translation: MERDLPAAAGDRLEFEGIRRAFGRLRVLGGVGGRVANGEVLAVTGHNGSGKSTLLKCLAGLLAPDAGSIRLVEDGRELSARERRERIGFLSPDLAFYEELTVAENLEFFCRLRGLPRERGEALRERVALPADRRSGALSSGMRQRLRWAFALLHHPRLLLLDEPLEHFDAGGAALAGTLLAEHLAGGGLAIVANPSRLELPGVASRIDLGH
- a CDS encoding peptidylprolyl isomerase, with translation MNTLRRRRLPWLLLLPLLLAPACAERSRPSGDAGLPSSAALELDNRATLLLLADRRELVRMPLDRALLGGPQLREDLAVALGRIGDPQGRAMLEGLAVDEAVAVRRAAVFGLGELGVREAEARLLVAATDADREVGALAVEALGKIGASLAEIRPRLAALGEVESEARLLPFLFRFHEPAALEVGRVTLFEKASPWRGAAAYGIARYPRPEAAPILRELLADADPAIQAIAARGLGEVGDPGDLAPLRRTLDAAIAEGADSPAIQAMRAGAKLRGRSHAAAPADEWAWPETLGGLFAHPSAGVRITALEAAASFAAGAPAESALVAALAERWEHAETTRERELALLALAVSAAPVARTAVRQAATNESAVLRAAAAAGAGRVGDLELLTQLASDPSPRVRLAVLEARLVAPPAEAAAWARQALTDADPPIRSTALDWWAEHPGLPVEALVAAAAAGRPATELEDDRLAAVRALAGLAKARVEERGACLLALDALTRDGSYLVRREAIQALRGLGETPAPLAPLETRRQLSAYRDILQQTARPRFVAMETARGRLLLELACREAPMTCLSFLHLAEGGYFDGQVFHRVVPDFVIQAGDPRGDGWGGPGYTLRDEINRLRYQPGALGMALSGPDTGGSQFFLTLTAQPHLDGGYTVFGHLVEGAEVAARIVQGDTIVRVREVAGRASAAKR